A window of Citrus sinensis cultivar Valencia sweet orange chromosome 7, DVS_A1.0, whole genome shotgun sequence contains these coding sequences:
- the LOC102626541 gene encoding protein GRIP isoform X2: MSTEENSVIVMPESGVEDSLKSEKQLSDTNGGSNGNLVMHNGMRDEHGSSNDNNEQLLGLVMELKLQNEFLKSQFEGLNTLRPEDDGQESREVVDVKELRERIESLSKELQEEKETRGAAEKALEHLRVQYEEADAKAQEFSAKLAEAQQKLGQEIKGHEDKYTELDSKFTRLHKRAKQRIQEVQKEKDDLETRLRDVGETAERASSQCSALQQELERTRQQANDALKAMDIERQQLRSANNKLRDNIEELCRSFQPKEDALEALQLSLQEKDQMLEDMRTLLQAAEEKRQASIAELSAKHQKNLESLEAQLADAVSDRSKATDTISSLQVLVAEKETTIAEMEAASTGKEARFKAAVETVKGELAHLKREHEKEKESWEAASQAFRKKLEIAESNCIHTEIEAAKLRSQLESELSVQNQLLSTRDAELMAAKQEIIHLEREFSSYKIRAHALLQKKDAELVAANDTEQLRALEEALKETEKEMSLVSAEKDKALQELQEALANHDKELAERDAALNNANQQIKSIEIKLDSMNTKLQVEKEAWEKNLQTVEESWRLRCELLKAQKEESSGQDVQKELQELKLQYKRLKDEHDSFRDLADRMMEEKDNEISRLLDDNKNLHRSLELRPADNHNDKDSTGITASQKQDVLNSIPSAAEQQILLLARQQAQREEELAQSQRHILALQEELEELERENRLHSQQEAMLKEEFRNMERSKKREGVDMTYLKNVILKLLETGEVEALLPVIAMLLQFSPEEKCQQAYLASTDVPPSTTPANDSSGTTLSLFSRFSFS, translated from the exons ATGTCGACTGAGGAAAACAGTGTCATTGTAATGCCTGAAAGTGGCGTAGAAGATTCTTTAAAATCTGAGAAACAGCTGTCTGACACGAATGGTGGAAGTAATGGTAATCTTGTTATGCATAATGGGATGCGTGATGAACATGGATCTTCGAATGATAATAATGAACAACTTTTAGGATTGGTTATGGAACTCAAACTTCAGAATGAGTTCTTGAAATCTCAGTTTGAGGGCTTGAACACTCTTCGACCAGAGGATGATGGACAGGAAAGTAGGGAAGTTGTAGATGTCAAAGAACTCCGTGAAAGAATAGAGTCTTTGAGTAAAGAACTTcaggaagagaaagaaacaCGTGGTGCTGCGGAGAAGGCTTTGGAGCATTTACGAGTGCAATATGAAGAGGCAGATGCAAAAGCTCAAGAATTCTCTGCCAAGCTTGCGGAAG CTCAACAGAAGTTGGGTCAAGAAATAAAAGGGCATGAGGATAAATACACTGAACTTGACTCCAAATTTACCAGACTTCACAAACGAGCAAAACAACGTATTCAAGAGGTTCAAAAG GAAAAGGATGATCTTGAGACCAGACTCCGCGATGTGGGTGAAACAGCCGAGCGAGCATCTTCCCAATGTTCAGCATTGCAGCAAGAGTTGGAGCGCACTCGGCAACAAGCAAATGATGCATTGAAAGCCATGGATATAGAGAGGCAACAATTAAGAAGTGCAAACAATAA ACTACGTGACAACATTGAGGAGTTGTGCCGTTCATTTCAACCTAAAGAAGATGCTCTTGAGGCATTGCAGCTGTCACTTCAGGAGAAAGATCAG ATGTTGGAAGACATGCGAACCTTACTACAGGCTGCAGAAGAGAAAAGGCAAGCTTCAATAGCTGAGCTTTCTGCTAAACATCAGAAG AATTTAGAGAGTTTGGAAGCTCAATTGGCTGATGCTGTATCTGATAGAAGCAAAGCAACCGATACTATTTCTTCTCTTCAG GTGCTAGTTGCAGAGAAAGAGACTACAATTGCTGAGATGGAAGCAGCTTCGACTGGTAAAGAAGCACGGTTTAAAGCTGCTGTGGAGACTGTTAAAGGAGAGCTTGCCCATCTGAAACGTGAGCAT GAGAAGGAAAAGGAGAGCTGGGAAGCTGCCTCCCAGGCATTCAGAAAAAAGCTGGAAATTGCTGAGAGTAACTGCATACATACTGAAATTGAAGCAGCTAAGCTGAGAA GTCAGCTGGAATCAGAATTATCTGTGCAAAACCAGTTGCTAAGTACTAGAGATGCTGAACTTATGGCTGCCAAACAAGAG ATCATCCACCTTGAACGTGAATTTTCTTCTTACAAGATTCGTGCTCATGCACTTCTCCAGAAAAAGGATGCAGAGCTAGTTGCAGCGAACGACACTGAACAGCTCAGAGCTCTTGAGGAAGCATTGAAA gaaactgaaaaagaaatgtccCTGGTTTCTGCAGAAAAAGATAAGGCCCTTCAAGAACTTCAAGAGGCTTTGGCTAATCATGACAAAGAACTTGCAGAAAG AGATGCAGCTCTGAACAATGCAAACCAGCAGATAAAGAGCATAGAGATCAAGCTTGATTCTATGAATACTAAACTCCAAGTGGAGAAAGAAGCATGGGAAAAGAACCTTCAAACTGTGGAAGAATCATGGCGAC TCAGATGTGAGCTATTGAaagctcaaaaagaagaatcTTCTGGGCAAGATGTACAAAAAGAATTACAAGAACTCAAACTACAGTATAAACGTCTAAAG GATGAACATGATTCATTCCGTGATCTTGCTGATAGGATGATGGAGGAGAAGGACAATGAAATCTCTAGACTTTTGGATGATAATAAGAATCTTCACCGATCTCTGGAATTGAGACCAGCT GACAATCACAATGATAAGGACAGCACAGGCATTACAG CCTCACAGAAACAGGATGTTCTGAATTCAATTCCCTCTGCAGCAGAGCAGCAGATTCTG cTTTTAGCGAGGCAACAAGCACAGAGAGAGGAGGAGCTAGCACAATCACAGCGGCACATTTTGGCACTTCAG GAGGAGCTTGAGGAGCTTGAACGTGAAAATCGTCTCCACAGCCAACAG GAAGCCATGTTAAAGGAAGAGTTTCGCAACATGGAAAGATcaaaaaagagagaaggaGTGGACATGACGTATCTAAAAAATGTTATCTTAAAGCTTCTTGAAACAG GGGAGGTGGAGGCTCTTCTACCTGTAATAGCAATGCTTCTTCAATTCAGTCCTGAAGAG AAGTGTCAACAAGCCTACCTTGCCTCTACAGACGTTCCTCCCAGTACCACCCCGGCAAATGATTCTTCAGGAacaactctctctcttttctctagATTCTCATTTTCATAG
- the LOC102626541 gene encoding protein GRIP isoform X1, protein MSTEENSVIVMPESGVEDSLKSEKQLSDTNGGSNGNLVMHNGMRDEHGSSNDNNEQLLGLVMELKLQNEFLKSQFEGLNTLRPEDDGQESREVVDVKELRERIESLSKELQEEKETRGAAEKALEHLRVQYEEADAKAQEFSAKLAEAQQKLGQEIKGHEDKYTELDSKFTRLHKRAKQRIQEVQKEKDDLETRLRDVGETAERASSQCSALQQELERTRQQANDALKAMDIERQQLRSANNKLRDNIEELCRSFQPKEDALEALQLSLQEKDQMLEDMRTLLQAAEEKRQASIAELSAKHQKNLESLEAQLADAVSDRSKATDTISSLQVLVAEKETTIAEMEAASTGKEARFKAAVETVKGELAHLKREHEKEKESWEAASQAFRKKLEIAESNCIHTEIEAAKLRSQLESELSVQNQLLSTRDAELMAAKQEIIHLEREFSSYKIRAHALLQKKDAELVAANDTEQLRALEEALKETEKEMSLVSAEKDKALQELQEALANHDKELAERDAALNNANQQIKSIEIKLDSMNTKLQVEKEAWEKNLQTVEESWRLRCELLKAQKEESSGQDVQKELQELKLQYKRLKDEHDSFRDLADRMMEEKDNEISRLLDDNKNLHRSLELRPADNHNDKDSTGITASQKQDVLNSIPSAAEQQILLLARQQAQREEELAQSQRHILALQEELEELERENRLHSQQEAMLKEEFRNMERSKKREGVDMTYLKNVILKLLETGEVEALLPVIAMLLQFSPEEMQKCQQAYLASTDVPPSTTPANDSSGTTLSLFSRFSFS, encoded by the exons ATGTCGACTGAGGAAAACAGTGTCATTGTAATGCCTGAAAGTGGCGTAGAAGATTCTTTAAAATCTGAGAAACAGCTGTCTGACACGAATGGTGGAAGTAATGGTAATCTTGTTATGCATAATGGGATGCGTGATGAACATGGATCTTCGAATGATAATAATGAACAACTTTTAGGATTGGTTATGGAACTCAAACTTCAGAATGAGTTCTTGAAATCTCAGTTTGAGGGCTTGAACACTCTTCGACCAGAGGATGATGGACAGGAAAGTAGGGAAGTTGTAGATGTCAAAGAACTCCGTGAAAGAATAGAGTCTTTGAGTAAAGAACTTcaggaagagaaagaaacaCGTGGTGCTGCGGAGAAGGCTTTGGAGCATTTACGAGTGCAATATGAAGAGGCAGATGCAAAAGCTCAAGAATTCTCTGCCAAGCTTGCGGAAG CTCAACAGAAGTTGGGTCAAGAAATAAAAGGGCATGAGGATAAATACACTGAACTTGACTCCAAATTTACCAGACTTCACAAACGAGCAAAACAACGTATTCAAGAGGTTCAAAAG GAAAAGGATGATCTTGAGACCAGACTCCGCGATGTGGGTGAAACAGCCGAGCGAGCATCTTCCCAATGTTCAGCATTGCAGCAAGAGTTGGAGCGCACTCGGCAACAAGCAAATGATGCATTGAAAGCCATGGATATAGAGAGGCAACAATTAAGAAGTGCAAACAATAA ACTACGTGACAACATTGAGGAGTTGTGCCGTTCATTTCAACCTAAAGAAGATGCTCTTGAGGCATTGCAGCTGTCACTTCAGGAGAAAGATCAG ATGTTGGAAGACATGCGAACCTTACTACAGGCTGCAGAAGAGAAAAGGCAAGCTTCAATAGCTGAGCTTTCTGCTAAACATCAGAAG AATTTAGAGAGTTTGGAAGCTCAATTGGCTGATGCTGTATCTGATAGAAGCAAAGCAACCGATACTATTTCTTCTCTTCAG GTGCTAGTTGCAGAGAAAGAGACTACAATTGCTGAGATGGAAGCAGCTTCGACTGGTAAAGAAGCACGGTTTAAAGCTGCTGTGGAGACTGTTAAAGGAGAGCTTGCCCATCTGAAACGTGAGCAT GAGAAGGAAAAGGAGAGCTGGGAAGCTGCCTCCCAGGCATTCAGAAAAAAGCTGGAAATTGCTGAGAGTAACTGCATACATACTGAAATTGAAGCAGCTAAGCTGAGAA GTCAGCTGGAATCAGAATTATCTGTGCAAAACCAGTTGCTAAGTACTAGAGATGCTGAACTTATGGCTGCCAAACAAGAG ATCATCCACCTTGAACGTGAATTTTCTTCTTACAAGATTCGTGCTCATGCACTTCTCCAGAAAAAGGATGCAGAGCTAGTTGCAGCGAACGACACTGAACAGCTCAGAGCTCTTGAGGAAGCATTGAAA gaaactgaaaaagaaatgtccCTGGTTTCTGCAGAAAAAGATAAGGCCCTTCAAGAACTTCAAGAGGCTTTGGCTAATCATGACAAAGAACTTGCAGAAAG AGATGCAGCTCTGAACAATGCAAACCAGCAGATAAAGAGCATAGAGATCAAGCTTGATTCTATGAATACTAAACTCCAAGTGGAGAAAGAAGCATGGGAAAAGAACCTTCAAACTGTGGAAGAATCATGGCGAC TCAGATGTGAGCTATTGAaagctcaaaaagaagaatcTTCTGGGCAAGATGTACAAAAAGAATTACAAGAACTCAAACTACAGTATAAACGTCTAAAG GATGAACATGATTCATTCCGTGATCTTGCTGATAGGATGATGGAGGAGAAGGACAATGAAATCTCTAGACTTTTGGATGATAATAAGAATCTTCACCGATCTCTGGAATTGAGACCAGCT GACAATCACAATGATAAGGACAGCACAGGCATTACAG CCTCACAGAAACAGGATGTTCTGAATTCAATTCCCTCTGCAGCAGAGCAGCAGATTCTG cTTTTAGCGAGGCAACAAGCACAGAGAGAGGAGGAGCTAGCACAATCACAGCGGCACATTTTGGCACTTCAG GAGGAGCTTGAGGAGCTTGAACGTGAAAATCGTCTCCACAGCCAACAG GAAGCCATGTTAAAGGAAGAGTTTCGCAACATGGAAAGATcaaaaaagagagaaggaGTGGACATGACGTATCTAAAAAATGTTATCTTAAAGCTTCTTGAAACAG GGGAGGTGGAGGCTCTTCTACCTGTAATAGCAATGCTTCTTCAATTCAGTCCTGAAGAG ATGCAGAAGTGTCAACAAGCCTACCTTGCCTCTACAGACGTTCCTCCCAGTACCACCCCGGCAAATGATTCTTCAGGAacaactctctctcttttctctagATTCTCATTTTCATAG
- the LOC102626541 gene encoding protein GRIP isoform X3 → MKRQMQKLKNSLPSLRKKLGQEIKGHEDKYTELDSKFTRLHKRAKQRIQEVQKEKDDLETRLRDVGETAERASSQCSALQQELERTRQQANDALKAMDIERQQLRSANNKLRDNIEELCRSFQPKEDALEALQLSLQEKDQMLEDMRTLLQAAEEKRQASIAELSAKHQKNLESLEAQLADAVSDRSKATDTISSLQVLVAEKETTIAEMEAASTGKEARFKAAVETVKGELAHLKREHEKEKESWEAASQAFRKKLEIAESNCIHTEIEAAKLRSQLESELSVQNQLLSTRDAELMAAKQEIIHLEREFSSYKIRAHALLQKKDAELVAANDTEQLRALEEALKETEKEMSLVSAEKDKALQELQEALANHDKELAERDAALNNANQQIKSIEIKLDSMNTKLQVEKEAWEKNLQTVEESWRLRCELLKAQKEESSGQDVQKELQELKLQYKRLKDEHDSFRDLADRMMEEKDNEISRLLDDNKNLHRSLELRPADNHNDKDSTGITASQKQDVLNSIPSAAEQQILLLARQQAQREEELAQSQRHILALQEELEELERENRLHSQQEAMLKEEFRNMERSKKREGVDMTYLKNVILKLLETGEVEALLPVIAMLLQFSPEEMQKCQQAYLASTDVPPSTTPANDSSGTTLSLFSRFSFS, encoded by the exons ATGAAGAGGCAGATGCAAAAGCTCAAGAATTCTCTGCCAAGCTTGCGGAAG AAGTTGGGTCAAGAAATAAAAGGGCATGAGGATAAATACACTGAACTTGACTCCAAATTTACCAGACTTCACAAACGAGCAAAACAACGTATTCAAGAGGTTCAAAAG GAAAAGGATGATCTTGAGACCAGACTCCGCGATGTGGGTGAAACAGCCGAGCGAGCATCTTCCCAATGTTCAGCATTGCAGCAAGAGTTGGAGCGCACTCGGCAACAAGCAAATGATGCATTGAAAGCCATGGATATAGAGAGGCAACAATTAAGAAGTGCAAACAATAA ACTACGTGACAACATTGAGGAGTTGTGCCGTTCATTTCAACCTAAAGAAGATGCTCTTGAGGCATTGCAGCTGTCACTTCAGGAGAAAGATCAG ATGTTGGAAGACATGCGAACCTTACTACAGGCTGCAGAAGAGAAAAGGCAAGCTTCAATAGCTGAGCTTTCTGCTAAACATCAGAAG AATTTAGAGAGTTTGGAAGCTCAATTGGCTGATGCTGTATCTGATAGAAGCAAAGCAACCGATACTATTTCTTCTCTTCAG GTGCTAGTTGCAGAGAAAGAGACTACAATTGCTGAGATGGAAGCAGCTTCGACTGGTAAAGAAGCACGGTTTAAAGCTGCTGTGGAGACTGTTAAAGGAGAGCTTGCCCATCTGAAACGTGAGCAT GAGAAGGAAAAGGAGAGCTGGGAAGCTGCCTCCCAGGCATTCAGAAAAAAGCTGGAAATTGCTGAGAGTAACTGCATACATACTGAAATTGAAGCAGCTAAGCTGAGAA GTCAGCTGGAATCAGAATTATCTGTGCAAAACCAGTTGCTAAGTACTAGAGATGCTGAACTTATGGCTGCCAAACAAGAG ATCATCCACCTTGAACGTGAATTTTCTTCTTACAAGATTCGTGCTCATGCACTTCTCCAGAAAAAGGATGCAGAGCTAGTTGCAGCGAACGACACTGAACAGCTCAGAGCTCTTGAGGAAGCATTGAAA gaaactgaaaaagaaatgtccCTGGTTTCTGCAGAAAAAGATAAGGCCCTTCAAGAACTTCAAGAGGCTTTGGCTAATCATGACAAAGAACTTGCAGAAAG AGATGCAGCTCTGAACAATGCAAACCAGCAGATAAAGAGCATAGAGATCAAGCTTGATTCTATGAATACTAAACTCCAAGTGGAGAAAGAAGCATGGGAAAAGAACCTTCAAACTGTGGAAGAATCATGGCGAC TCAGATGTGAGCTATTGAaagctcaaaaagaagaatcTTCTGGGCAAGATGTACAAAAAGAATTACAAGAACTCAAACTACAGTATAAACGTCTAAAG GATGAACATGATTCATTCCGTGATCTTGCTGATAGGATGATGGAGGAGAAGGACAATGAAATCTCTAGACTTTTGGATGATAATAAGAATCTTCACCGATCTCTGGAATTGAGACCAGCT GACAATCACAATGATAAGGACAGCACAGGCATTACAG CCTCACAGAAACAGGATGTTCTGAATTCAATTCCCTCTGCAGCAGAGCAGCAGATTCTG cTTTTAGCGAGGCAACAAGCACAGAGAGAGGAGGAGCTAGCACAATCACAGCGGCACATTTTGGCACTTCAG GAGGAGCTTGAGGAGCTTGAACGTGAAAATCGTCTCCACAGCCAACAG GAAGCCATGTTAAAGGAAGAGTTTCGCAACATGGAAAGATcaaaaaagagagaaggaGTGGACATGACGTATCTAAAAAATGTTATCTTAAAGCTTCTTGAAACAG GGGAGGTGGAGGCTCTTCTACCTGTAATAGCAATGCTTCTTCAATTCAGTCCTGAAGAG ATGCAGAAGTGTCAACAAGCCTACCTTGCCTCTACAGACGTTCCTCCCAGTACCACCCCGGCAAATGATTCTTCAGGAacaactctctctcttttctctagATTCTCATTTTCATAG